The following coding sequences lie in one Populus trichocarpa isolate Nisqually-1 chromosome 14, P.trichocarpa_v4.1, whole genome shotgun sequence genomic window:
- the LOC7468539 gene encoding eukaryotic translation initiation factor 1A yields the protein MPKNKGKGGKNRKRGKNEADDEKRELIFKEDGQEYAQVLRMLGNGRCEAMCIDGTKRLCHIRGKMHKKVWIAAGDIILVGLRDYQDDKADVILKYMPDEARLLKAYGELPENTRLNEGIAGGLDEEDDGAGDDYIEFEDEDIDKI from the coding sequence ATGCCGAAGAACAAGGGAAAGGGAGGAAAGAATAGGAAGAGAGGAAAGAACGAAGCTGATGACGAGAAGCGTGAGCTTATTTTTAAGGAAGATGGGCAGGAGTATGCCCAAGTGCTTCGCATGCTCGGAAATGGTCGTTGTGAAGCCATGTGTATTGATGGGACCAAGCGTCTTTGCCATATTCGAGGGAAGATGCACAAGAAGGTCTGGATTGCTGCGGGTGATATAATTCTCGTTGGCCTCCGCGACTATCAGGATGATAAGGCTGATGTTATATTGAAGTACATGCCCGATGAAGCTAGGCTTCTGAAGGCCTATGGTGAGCTTCCTGAGAATACTCGTCTCAATGAAGGTATTGCTGGAGGTCTTGATGAGGAAGATGATGGTGCTGGTGATGATTATATTGAGTTTGAGGACGAAGATATTGACAAGATCTAG
- the LOC7468540 gene encoding protein IQ-DOMAIN 33 isoform X1 — protein MGITGELVRSVFSRNRSDGTHESNARITPGDHRKRWSSVRLYLCGEELNSVLAEEDSASVKSSEATVTQPMLEDTEDKGDVQNEETKEDMPKEKHNSTSKLFRQEDAAIIIQSAFRDFLARHKREETTSKEDGQELALGTESPSRDSLGTSIEVQTGNSVEVLSVREENESVHHRVQKRARTQVFRLKEDWDDSTVISNISKKRIQSRLEATNRRERALAYAFSQQLRICSKKKQTKSDGTQPNMSWSWLERWMATRVPECSVESCTGKQLEPVNNNYRFDFGERFSDVAVEEKESCGSNEVSVQFDSLSIASNNKDGFKHTKSRLKATRTISRRKTAPSYQCPTEQAKVIKKGCSKETEQDKEQKPKPPSSGGKEMKRSASS, from the exons ATGGGCATCACCGGAGAGCTGGTTAGGAGTGTCTTCTCCAGAAACCGCTCCGATGGAACTCATGAGAGCAAT GCAAGAATCACTCCAGGGGATCACAGGAAAAGGTGGAGTTCTGTTAGGCTATACCTTTGTGGTGAAGAGCTTAATTCAGTGCTTGCAGAGGAGGATTCAGCTTCAGTCAAGAGCTCTGAGGCCACTGTTACACAGCCCATGCTAGAAGACACTGAAGACAAAGGAGATGTCCAAAATGAAGAGACCAAAGAAGATATGCCGAAGGAAAAGCATAATTCAACTTCCAAATTATTCCGTCAAGAAGATGCAGCGATCATCATTCAGTCCGCGTTCAGAGACTTTCTG GCTAGGCATAAAAGAGAAGAGACCACGTCAAAGGAGGATGGGCAGGAACTTGCTCTGGGAACAGAAAGTCCAAGTAGAGATTCACTAGGCACATCAATTGAAGTTCAGACTGGAAATTCTGTGGAAGTTCTTTCTGTTAGAGAGGAAAATGAGTCTGTGCATCATCGAGTGCAAAAGAGAGCCAGAACTCAGGTTTTCAGGCTAAAG GAAGATTGGGATGATAGCACGGTGATTAGCAACATTTCGAAAAAGAGGATTCAGAGCAGACTGGAAGCAACAAACAGGCGAGAAAGGGCACTGGCATATGCTTTCTCACAACAG TTACGAATCTGCTCGAAGAAGAAACAGACTAAATCTGATGGCACCCAACCCAACATGAGTTGGAGCTGGCTAGAAAGGTGGATGGCAACAAGAGTTCCAGAATGCTCAGTGGAAAGCTGTACTGGCAAACAACTTGAGCCAGTAAACAACAATTACAGATTTGATTTCGGGGAGAGATTTTCTGATGTGGCagtagaagagaaagagagttgcGGGTCTAATGAGGTATCTGTCCAATTTGATAGCTTATCAATAGCATCAAACAACAAGGATGGCTTCAAGCACACTAAGAGTAGGCTTAAGGCTACCAGAACCATATCAAGGCGGAAAACAGCCCCAAGCTACCAGTGTCCGACAGAGCAAGCTAAG GTAATCAAGAAAGGGTGTTCAAAGGAGACTGAACAAGACAAGGAGCAGAAACCGAAACCACCATCAAGTGGCGGAAAAGAAATGAAACGCAGTGCTTCATCTTAA
- the LOC7468540 gene encoding protein IQ-DOMAIN 33 isoform X2 has protein sequence MGITGELVRSVFSRNRSDGTHESNARITPGDHRKRWSSVRLYLCGEELNSVLAEEDSASVKSSEATVTQPMLEDTEDKGDVQNEETKEDMPKEKHNSTSKLFRQEDAAIIIQSAFRDFLARHKREETTSKEDGQELALGTESPSRDSLGTSIEVQTGNSVEVLSVREENESVHHRVQKRARTQVFRLKEDWDDSTVISNISKKRIQSRLEATNRRERALAYAFSQQLRICSKKKQTKSDGTQPNMSWSWLERWMATRVPECSVESCTGKQLEPVNNNYRFDFGERFSDVAVEEKESCGSNEVSVQFDSLSIASNNKDGFKHTKSRLKATRTISRRKTAPSYQCPTEQAKTCSPSSNSSSSM, from the exons ATGGGCATCACCGGAGAGCTGGTTAGGAGTGTCTTCTCCAGAAACCGCTCCGATGGAACTCATGAGAGCAAT GCAAGAATCACTCCAGGGGATCACAGGAAAAGGTGGAGTTCTGTTAGGCTATACCTTTGTGGTGAAGAGCTTAATTCAGTGCTTGCAGAGGAGGATTCAGCTTCAGTCAAGAGCTCTGAGGCCACTGTTACACAGCCCATGCTAGAAGACACTGAAGACAAAGGAGATGTCCAAAATGAAGAGACCAAAGAAGATATGCCGAAGGAAAAGCATAATTCAACTTCCAAATTATTCCGTCAAGAAGATGCAGCGATCATCATTCAGTCCGCGTTCAGAGACTTTCTG GCTAGGCATAAAAGAGAAGAGACCACGTCAAAGGAGGATGGGCAGGAACTTGCTCTGGGAACAGAAAGTCCAAGTAGAGATTCACTAGGCACATCAATTGAAGTTCAGACTGGAAATTCTGTGGAAGTTCTTTCTGTTAGAGAGGAAAATGAGTCTGTGCATCATCGAGTGCAAAAGAGAGCCAGAACTCAGGTTTTCAGGCTAAAG GAAGATTGGGATGATAGCACGGTGATTAGCAACATTTCGAAAAAGAGGATTCAGAGCAGACTGGAAGCAACAAACAGGCGAGAAAGGGCACTGGCATATGCTTTCTCACAACAG TTACGAATCTGCTCGAAGAAGAAACAGACTAAATCTGATGGCACCCAACCCAACATGAGTTGGAGCTGGCTAGAAAGGTGGATGGCAACAAGAGTTCCAGAATGCTCAGTGGAAAGCTGTACTGGCAAACAACTTGAGCCAGTAAACAACAATTACAGATTTGATTTCGGGGAGAGATTTTCTGATGTGGCagtagaagagaaagagagttgcGGGTCTAATGAGGTATCTGTCCAATTTGATAGCTTATCAATAGCATCAAACAACAAGGATGGCTTCAAGCACACTAAGAGTAGGCTTAAGGCTACCAGAACCATATCAAGGCGGAAAACAGCCCCAAGCTACCAGTGTCCGACAGAGCAAGCTAAG ACTTGCAGTCCTTCAAGTAATAGTTCATCTTCCAT GTAA